One stretch of Streptomyces sp. NBC_01363 DNA includes these proteins:
- a CDS encoding arsenate reductase ArsC gives MAESSGKPSVLFVCVHNAGRSQMAAAWLTHLAGDRIEVRSAGSSPGGTVNPAAVEAMAEAGIDISAETPKILTIDAVRESDVCITMGCGDTCPVFPGKRYLDWKLDDPAGQGVEAVRPIHDEIKTLVEGLIAEIAPEATA, from the coding sequence ATGGCCGAGTCCTCCGGCAAGCCGTCCGTCCTGTTCGTCTGCGTCCACAACGCCGGCCGCTCCCAGATGGCCGCCGCCTGGCTGACCCACCTGGCCGGGGACCGCATCGAGGTCCGCTCCGCAGGCTCCAGCCCCGGCGGCACCGTCAACCCCGCCGCCGTCGAGGCCATGGCCGAGGCCGGCATCGACATCTCCGCCGAGACCCCGAAGATCCTCACCATCGATGCCGTCCGCGAGTCCGACGTGTGCATCACCATGGGCTGCGGCGACACCTGCCCGGTCTTCCCCGGCAAGCGCTACCTGGACTGGAAGCTCGACGACCCGGCCGGACAGGGCGTCGAAGCCGTCCGCCCCATCCACGACGAGATCAAGACCCTCGTCGAGGGCCTGATCGCCGAGATCGCCCCGGAGGCCACGGCGTGA